One window of the Ideonella sp. WA131b genome contains the following:
- the fliG gene encoding flagellar motor switch protein FliG, with protein MASNRDDQGLEDAAILLMSLGEEEAAEVFKHLAPKEVQRLGETIARMKAIPRERVEKVIDSFEALAANESMLVADSNEYVKSVLRKALGEDKANLLIDRILQGSDVTGIESLKWMDPNSVAELLRNEHPQIVAAILVHLEFDQCADVLKQFTERQRNEVMVRIATLDGIQPAALRDLNEVMSKVLAGGDRGKKSSLGGVKAAAEILNMMGSAVETSVLDFVREADQDLAQKIMDNMFTFDDVEKIDDKGIQALMKEVQSDSLVIALKGATPGLREKIFRNMSTRAAETLKEDLESRGPVRLSEVEAEQKEMLKIIRRLVDEGQIVLMGGGDEQFV; from the coding sequence ATGGCATCGAACCGTGACGATCAAGGCCTGGAGGACGCGGCCATCCTCCTGATGAGCCTGGGCGAGGAGGAGGCTGCCGAGGTCTTCAAGCACCTGGCGCCGAAGGAAGTGCAGAGGCTGGGGGAAACCATCGCCCGCATGAAGGCCATCCCGCGCGAGCGCGTCGAGAAGGTGATCGACAGCTTCGAGGCGCTGGCCGCCAACGAGAGCATGCTCGTGGCCGACAGCAACGAGTACGTCAAGTCCGTCCTGCGCAAGGCGCTGGGCGAGGACAAGGCCAACCTGCTGATCGACCGCATCCTGCAGGGCTCCGACGTCACCGGCATCGAGAGCCTGAAGTGGATGGACCCGAACTCGGTGGCCGAGCTGTTGCGCAACGAACACCCGCAGATCGTGGCCGCCATCCTGGTGCATCTGGAGTTCGACCAGTGCGCCGACGTGCTGAAGCAGTTCACCGAGCGTCAGCGCAACGAGGTGATGGTGCGCATCGCCACGCTCGACGGCATCCAGCCCGCGGCCCTGCGCGATCTGAACGAGGTCATGAGCAAGGTCCTTGCCGGCGGCGACCGAGGCAAGAAGAGCAGCCTGGGCGGCGTGAAGGCCGCCGCCGAGATTCTGAACATGATGGGCAGCGCGGTCGAGACCAGCGTGCTCGACTTCGTGCGCGAGGCCGATCAGGATCTGGCGCAGAAGATCATGGACAACATGTTCACCTTCGACGACGTCGAGAAGATCGACGACAAGGGCATCCAGGCCCTGATGAAGGAGGTGCAGTCCGACAGCCTGGTGATCGCGCTGAAGGGTGCCACGCCGGGTCTGCGCGAGAAGATCTTCCGCAACATGAGCACCCGCGCCGCCGAGACGCTGAAGGAAGACCTCGAGAGCCGCGGCCCGGTTCGGCTTTCGGAGGTGGAAGCCGAGCAGAAGGAGATGCTGAAGATCATTCGCCGGCTCGTCGACGAAGGCCAGATCGTGCTCATGGGCGGTGGTGACGAACAGTTCGTATGA
- a CDS encoding flagellar assembly protein FliH: MSSRPGIRNIPPPPNSKGGTPYTRFIPREELGDFASWTPGAFGSTDGTTGRSMPKATPEPPPEPTAADWQARVAAARQAGYQDGYRDGLAALENFKTSFAQQATAQVGSLLDAFDRQTERLDAALADTLARTAVQLAQQVLRHQLTLEPQLVAGVAAEAVNAVLLSARHVVVHVHPQDLPMVAEGAEEALAARGARLVADPSLARGDVLVESDVGHIDARVDVRWTQALSVLGLPDAPDDLTEA, from the coding sequence ATGAGTTCCAGGCCAGGCATCCGCAACATCCCGCCGCCGCCCAACAGCAAGGGCGGCACACCTTACACGCGCTTCATCCCGCGTGAGGAGCTGGGCGACTTCGCGAGCTGGACGCCCGGTGCCTTCGGCAGCACGGACGGCACCACCGGCCGATCCATGCCCAAGGCCACACCCGAGCCTCCCCCGGAGCCCACGGCGGCCGACTGGCAGGCGCGTGTCGCCGCCGCCCGCCAGGCCGGCTACCAGGATGGCTACCGCGACGGACTGGCGGCACTGGAGAACTTCAAGACAAGCTTTGCCCAGCAGGCCACCGCCCAGGTGGGCTCGCTGCTGGATGCCTTCGATCGCCAGACCGAGCGGCTGGACGCGGCACTCGCCGACACCTTGGCCCGCACCGCAGTCCAGCTGGCGCAGCAGGTGCTGCGCCATCAGCTCACGCTGGAGCCGCAGCTCGTGGCCGGGGTGGCGGCCGAGGCCGTCAACGCGGTGCTGCTGTCGGCTCGCCACGTGGTGGTGCACGTGCATCCGCAGGACCTGCCGATGGTGGCCGAGGGCGCCGAGGAGGCGCTGGCCGCGCGCGGCGCAAGGCTGGTGGCTGACCCCAGCCTCGCGCGCGGTGACGTGCTGGTGGAGAGCGACGTCGGTCACATCGACGCCCGTGTCGATGTGCGCTGGACGCAGGCGCTGTCGGTGCTGGGCCTGCCCGATGCGCCGGACGACCTCACGGAGGCTTGA